The DNA sequence CTGGTGCGCACTGCCGTGATTTTGTTGACCAGATAACCGAAGCGGTCGAAGTCTGCCAGTTCGATCTTGAGATGGATGCCGTCCGTGATGTCCTCATAGAGCCAGCCGCCCGGCGGCAGGGGCGTGAGCGCAGGGGGCTTTTCGTGCGGGCCGCGACGCAACTGCGCGAGTTCCGCCACGACCTTCATGCCGAGATTCATAATGCCTCCAGAAGTTTGAAAGAAGGGATGAGGTTGCTGCCTTACTCCATTTCCGTCTCCTTGTGTTGTTCGCCGTCGTAGGTCAACAGCGTCTTGGTCTCCTCCAGCACGGTTTCCAGGTGCACGGGACGGGTCCAGATGCGGTAGAGGTTCTTCATCGTGTCGCGGGCCTCGTCGAGTTTGAGGTCAATGCCTTCATGGCGGTGGCGGAGATAAAGCTCGCCGCGATTTTTGTAGTTGCCGTCTTCCACGAAAATGAACGGCTGGCCGTGATTGGTCAGCATGAACAGCAGACGCTGCTTGATTGCCTGAAACTGGCGGTCGCTGATTTCATAGTAGCCGCTGCGTTCGTTGTAGTCATAGACGAACAGCTTGTGCTCGCGGCAGAATTCCGGCGTCAAAAAGGCGTCGATGAAGGTGACGTCGTTGTAGAGTTTGCGCACTTCGAAAATCTTCTGCCGCCCCAGACCGAGCTGGGTGTCCCAGGCTTTTTTGACCTCGTAATCGTCACACTCTTCGTACTCCTTGCCGAACTTGCCGCGATTCCAGCGGTCCTCGATGTCGCGAAACAGTTCGATGCCGAGTTTGTAGGGATTCAGCCGCCCCGGGCTGGTGTGCAGCGTGCCGGAATGATGATCGGCGTAGTCGATGACTTCGGAATCCGAGAGAATGCGCTCGGTCATCATCTTGGAATGCCAGTAGCTCGCCCAACCCTCGTTCATGATTTTGGTTTGGGCCTGCGGCGCAAAATAGTAGGCCTCCTCGCGGATGATGCTGAGCACGTCCCGCTCCCACTTTTGCAGAGGCGCATGCTCGATCAGGAACTGCAGCACGTCGCGCTGCGGCTTTTCGGGAACTTTGCGCAGTCGTTTCCTGCTCTCTTCCTCCTCCTTGCGGCGCTGTGCGGCCAGGAATTCGGGCGGGTTGATGAATTCATCGAGGTAGTCTTTCGGGCTTTTGAATTTGATCTGTTTGGGCTCGGCCGGCGGTTCGTCCTCCGGCTGCGCTGCCGGCGCGCTGCCATTGCCCATGAACGGCAGGTGCGGATCGATCAGATTCTCCAGGCTCAGGCAGACATCAATGAAGTTCTCGACCGTTTCTTCCCCATACAGTTCGATGTAGCGCCGCACCCGGGTGGCGTGGTTCGCCATCTCATCCATCATCTTGCGGTTGGTCTTCGAGAACCACAGGTTGTTCTTGAAGAAATCGCAGTGCGCATAGACATGCGCCATCACCAGTTTCTGGTCGACAATGTTGTTGCAGCGCATGAGGTAGGCATAGCAGGGGTCGTTGTTGATCACCATCTCGTAGATTTTGGCCAGGCCGTAGGAGTAGCTTTTGGACAGCTCTTCATACTCCATGCCGTGGCGCCAGTGGGGATAGCGCGTCGGAAAACCGCCGTAACTGGCGATTTCGTTGAGCTCGTCGTAATCAATGACCTCGAAGATGGTCTCATAGAAATCCAGGCCGTATTCGCGGGCGTAACCCCGGATTTCATCCTTGATGGCGGCAAGATCGGGAGGCAGGCTCATGGCTTGCTGGCTTGGGTTGAAGATTCGGTACGTGCAACGAACAATCTATGAATGCCGCACTCTGGCCGCGGCGAAACGTTATTTGCCTTTTCCCAAAAACTCCTTGATCGATTTGTAGATCGCCTCCTTGTCAGGGATTTCCGAAAGCACCAGCTTTTCTTCGGCGTCGAAATAGTCGTCCAGATCGCGAATGAACTGGCCGCTGCCGTAGGGGCTTTCCACCTGGCCGTAGCAAAAGAGGTTGACCACCGGCAGCAGCTTCTTTTCCAGAATTTGGATGCACTCGTCGGTGTCGATTTCGCCCCAGTTGTCGCCATCGGAGAAGTGCATCATGTAGATGTTCCAGTCGTCGGGGCTGTAGTCTGCCGTCACAATGGCATGGGCGAGTTTGTAGGCGGAGGAGATGATGGTGCCGCCACTTTCGCGGGTGTGGTAGAAAGTCTCCTGATCGACCTCGCGTGCCACGGCATCGTGGATGATGTAGCGCGTCTCGAGATTTTTGTATTGATAGCGCAGCCAGGTGTCGATCCAAAACGATTCGATGCGCACGATCTCTTTTTGCTCGTCGCCCATCGAGCCGGAAACATCCATCATGTAGATGATGACGGCGCTCGCCTCCGGCATCGGCACGGTTTTCCAGGTGCGGTAGCGGCGGTCTTCGCGATAGGGGATGATGCGCGGACTTTCGGGATTGTAGGTGCCGCTGATCAATTGCCGCTTGAGTGCCTGCTTGTAGGTGCGCTTGAAATGCCGCAGCGATTCCGGGCCGGTGGTGCTGATGCCGATGTATTTGTCCTTCTCGCTGATGATGTTCTTCCTGCCCTTCGGCGAGATGTTGGGCAGCTCCAGCTCTTCCCCGAGCAATTGTGCCAGTTCCTCCAGCGAGACATCGACTTCGAGCAGATGATCACCCGGCGCTTCGCCCGCCTTGCCCGTGCCCGGCTGATCATCGCTGCGGCCGATGGGCGTGCCGGGGTCACCATCACCCTGGCCCACACCGCCGGTGCTCTTGCCGGAATAGCGGAAGCGCGGCAGATTGATCTGGTGCACCGGAATGCTGATGAGGTCCTTGCCCTGCTTGCCGATCAGCTCGCCGCGACTGATGTATTTGCGCAGCTCTTTCTTGATCTGCCCGCGCAGAATTTGCCGGAACCGGCTGCGGTCTTTTTCGATGCGTTTGACCATGAAAGACTCAAGAAGTTCAAAGGCAAACAAGCGTTGGAGATTTGAGACTATCGCACCAACATCATCTTCGCCACTCTTCTTTCCTCGCCAAAACTGACCTCGGAAAAGTACATGCCGCTGGCGACGGCTCGGCCAAGCGTGTCGCGGCCATCCCAGGTGATGTTGTGTTGGCCTGCATTTCGAAACTCGTTGACCAGCTCTTTTACCATTCTACCGTTCACATCGTACACCCGCACCGCGACAACGTTTTCAGCCGGAAGAGAAATGAATCTGCGTCGAGGGATTAAAAGGATTCGGATGAATTTTCACGGCGAAGGCGGGTCTGCACGTTTCCGCCACAAGTGCCTCTTCCTCCTGCGCAGGCTTTTGCGCGCCTGTTTCAGCCAATTCGTAAACATGAACCAGCGTGCCGTTGACTTTGGCCACGTTTAGATTGGAGAGCTTCAGCGCAAGATTGATCTTTTGGCCGCGCAAGGCTTGCAATGGAAAAACCAAACGCGCATTTTGCTTCGATTCGCCAACAACCGCGATCGGTGGTAGAGCAATATTGGCAAGCGCTAAGCCTGTTTCCGCTGAAGAAACTTCAAAAGCAGCCAGCAGCGCCAGATTTGTATTGTCCCGTAATTGTCCGGCATCGCGACTAAGGAGATGGAGCGAGAACGCCAAACTATCCGCGCTCGGTGACAACAACATATCGGTCACACTCATTGTCGCTGCTAAATCAACGGCCGGAAGTGAGTCTTTCGCGACATTGGAAAAGGCAAGGCTTTTCTTATTACCGTCCTCGATCATTTCGAAACCGTCGATTTGTAACATCAGCTTCGTGGAATCATTCAAGAAATATGCAATGCGGCGATGATACAGCAAATCCTCTTCGCTGCTGCTCTTGCTCAAACCTCCTGAAGGCCCGACGGTGAGCGCGTAAGGAGCAGAGCCGGCACTGCGCCATACTCCTAATGCCGTTGCGCCCGGGGGATTCGCGATCGAAAGTGAAGCGTCCGCGCCGTTGCTCGCGATGATCGTGCCTAAAGCCGCGCCTTCCCAGCTTGTGCCGTTGTATCGTCGCTTGCGAATATTTTGGCCGGCGCTGTTATCGTAGCAAAGGGCTGTTGCTGCGCTGCCGGCGTGGCCCGTAATGCTGGGGCGAAGCTGATCGTAGCTGTTGCTCACCAGCATTGCCATGGCGTTGCCAAGGTTTTTGCTGTGATAGATCGCTTGATGAAAATAGACTTCCGATTCGAGCGCTTGCCAAACGACGTGACGGTCGTTGTTGCCGGCAATCGCGTAGGAAGAGTATTGATTGTTTGACGCGAACGGATCCGTGCTAATATCGGCGGCCGCGGTCCAAGTATTCAAGCTTCCGTTAAAGCTTTGATGATAGATATCGCTGCCTTGATCCCAGGTGACATGAAACTTGTGAGTGGGGACTTCATTATCGAGCCGGTAGACCAAGCTGGGATTGCGCGCGCTGGTGTTGCTGGTCACGTTCTTTTCAGCTTCCCACACGCTGCCGTTTGCGCTGGTGGAGCGCCGGGATTTGATGCTGCTGCCGGTGCGATAAACCACCACCATCTCTGGCGTGGGATCTGTCGGCATGTTGATGGCAATTACCGGAGTGGGAGGGCTCGAGCTTGAAATTGCGCTTTGGACCGTACGAATGTTGGTGTCCCAACTCGAGC is a window from the candidate division KSB1 bacterium genome containing:
- a CDS encoding SpoVR family protein produces the protein MSLPPDLAAIKDEIRGYAREYGLDFYETIFEVIDYDELNEIASYGGFPTRYPHWRHGMEYEELSKSYSYGLAKIYEMVINNDPCYAYLMRCNNIVDQKLVMAHVYAHCDFFKNNLWFSKTNRKMMDEMANHATRVRRYIELYGEETVENFIDVCLSLENLIDPHLPFMGNGSAPAAQPEDEPPAEPKQIKFKSPKDYLDEFINPPEFLAAQRRKEEEESRKRLRKVPEKPQRDVLQFLIEHAPLQKWERDVLSIIREEAYYFAPQAQTKIMNEGWASYWHSKMMTERILSDSEVIDYADHHSGTLHTSPGRLNPYKLGIELFRDIEDRWNRGKFGKEYEECDDYEVKKAWDTQLGLGRQKIFEVRKLYNDVTFIDAFLTPEFCREHKLFVYDYNERSGYYEISDRQFQAIKQRLLFMLTNHGQPFIFVEDGNYKNRGELYLRHRHEGIDLKLDEARDTMKNLYRIWTRPVHLETVLEETKTLLTYDGEQHKETEME
- a CDS encoding DUF444 family protein, which produces MVKRIEKDRSRFRQILRGQIKKELRKYISRGELIGKQGKDLISIPVHQINLPRFRYSGKSTGGVGQGDGDPGTPIGRSDDQPGTGKAGEAPGDHLLEVDVSLEELAQLLGEELELPNISPKGRKNIISEKDKYIGISTTGPESLRHFKRTYKQALKRQLISGTYNPESPRIIPYREDRRYRTWKTVPMPEASAVIIYMMDVSGSMGDEQKEIVRIESFWIDTWLRYQYKNLETRYIIHDAVAREVDQETFYHTRESGGTIISSAYKLAHAIVTADYSPDDWNIYMMHFSDGDNWGEIDTDECIQILEKKLLPVVNLFCYGQVESPYGSGQFIRDLDDYFDAEEKLVLSEIPDKEAIYKSIKEFLGKGK